In Urechidicola croceus, a single window of DNA contains:
- the thrA gene encoding bifunctional aspartate kinase/homoserine dehydrogenase I, producing the protein MKILKFGGTSVANADNIKKVIDIAKKSSKNNPIIVVVSALGGTTDILLQAGIKAEKKDNKYLSEIESLENRHIFTVQELIKDSHQDEVISQVRTYFNQLVNILEGIYLINEFSNKTKDKIASFGEILSSYIISEAMKSQGVDAILKNAQELIITDESYTNAKVDFKVTEKNIQDFYAKNESPIVVVPGFVASTSKGENSTLGRGGSDYTASIFAKALNVTELEIWTDVSGMFTANPKLVKQAKPIKHISYQEAMELSHFGAKVLFPPTIQPVLEQKIPIRIKNTFDPGAEGTLITQNTNGNTSPAKGISHIENISLLTVEGSGMIGVPGFTKRILGTLSDANINVSLVTQSSSEHFLCMGIDSKDVTLAEKLFNKAFKYEMSQGIMDPLIIENNLAIIALVGDNMKSHQGISGKMFSTLGSNNVNIRAIAQGASEKNITAVIERKDAVKALNTLHNAFFEGDIKQLNLFVVGVGNVGGKLLEQIHMQQQYLIDEQHLDVRVIAVTNSKKMHFDTEGINLDNWKESLKEKGDKLDLEKFFKNVKSLNYRNSIFVDNTANAKISTLYADYLKNSIAVVTCNKIACSSEYENYQNLKFLARKYDAPFLFETNVGAGLPIIDTLKNLIMSGDKVTKIQAVLSGSLNFIFNEFNSQTSFHDVVVEAGVQGFTEPDPRIDLSGVDVMRKILILARESGNVMELDDIKNESFLPQSSLDADSVADFMATLEPEATHFKAISEAAEKENCRLKYVAEFDNGKAKVGLQHIPSDHPFYNLDGSDNIVLFFTERYSQQPLIIKGAGAGAAVTASGLFADIIRIGNK; encoded by the coding sequence ATGAAAATATTAAAGTTTGGAGGAACATCAGTCGCAAATGCAGATAACATAAAAAAAGTTATTGATATTGCTAAAAAAAGTTCTAAAAACAACCCAATAATAGTTGTTGTATCTGCTCTAGGAGGAACAACAGATATATTATTACAGGCTGGAATTAAAGCAGAAAAAAAAGACAATAAATACCTTTCTGAAATTGAATCTTTAGAAAATAGACATATTTTTACTGTACAAGAATTAATTAAAGATAGCCATCAAGATGAAGTGATTTCTCAAGTTAGAACCTACTTCAATCAATTAGTAAATATTTTAGAAGGAATTTATTTAATCAATGAATTTTCTAATAAAACTAAGGATAAAATAGCAAGTTTTGGAGAAATATTATCATCATACATTATTTCCGAAGCAATGAAAAGTCAAGGTGTTGATGCTATTTTAAAAAATGCTCAAGAACTAATTATTACTGATGAATCATATACAAATGCAAAAGTAGATTTTAAAGTAACTGAAAAAAATATACAAGATTTTTATGCTAAAAACGAATCACCAATTGTAGTAGTTCCTGGTTTTGTTGCTTCAACTTCTAAAGGAGAAAATTCAACTTTAGGACGTGGAGGTTCAGACTATACTGCATCAATTTTTGCAAAAGCATTAAATGTAACAGAACTGGAAATTTGGACAGATGTAAGCGGAATGTTTACTGCAAATCCAAAATTGGTAAAACAAGCAAAACCTATAAAGCATATTTCGTATCAAGAAGCGATGGAATTATCACATTTTGGTGCAAAGGTGCTCTTCCCTCCTACAATTCAACCTGTATTAGAACAAAAAATTCCAATCAGAATTAAAAATACTTTTGATCCAGGGGCTGAAGGAACTTTAATAACTCAAAATACCAACGGAAATACGTCTCCTGCTAAAGGAATAAGTCATATTGAAAATATTTCTTTGTTAACAGTAGAAGGAAGTGGAATGATTGGTGTTCCAGGATTTACCAAGCGTATTTTAGGAACTCTTTCAGATGCAAACATCAATGTTTCATTAGTAACGCAATCATCTTCAGAACATTTCCTATGTATGGGTATAGATAGTAAAGATGTAACTCTTGCTGAAAAATTATTCAATAAGGCATTTAAATACGAAATGTCTCAAGGTATTATGGATCCTCTTATTATTGAAAACAACTTAGCAATCATCGCTTTGGTTGGTGACAATATGAAAAGTCATCAAGGTATTAGTGGTAAAATGTTCAGTACACTTGGAAGTAACAATGTGAATATTAGAGCGATTGCTCAAGGTGCATCTGAAAAGAATATTACTGCAGTTATTGAAAGAAAAGATGCTGTAAAAGCACTAAACACTCTTCATAATGCATTTTTTGAAGGAGATATTAAACAACTGAATTTATTTGTTGTTGGTGTTGGAAATGTTGGAGGCAAACTTCTAGAGCAAATTCACATGCAACAACAATATCTAATTGATGAACAACATCTTGATGTTAGAGTTATTGCTGTAACAAACTCTAAAAAAATGCATTTTGATACAGAAGGTATTAATTTAGATAACTGGAAAGAATCTTTAAAAGAAAAAGGAGATAAACTAGATTTAGAGAAATTCTTTAAAAACGTAAAATCACTCAATTACCGTAATAGTATTTTTGTTGATAATACTGCAAATGCTAAAATCTCAACCCTCTATGCAGACTATTTAAAAAATAGTATTGCAGTTGTAACTTGTAATAAAATTGCTTGTTCTTCGGAATATGAAAACTACCAAAATTTAAAATTCTTGGCTCGTAAATACGATGCACCATTCTTATTTGAAACAAATGTTGGTGCAGGTTTACCTATAATTGACACGCTTAAAAACTTAATAATGTCAGGAGATAAAGTAACTAAAATACAGGCAGTTCTATCAGGTAGCTTAAACTTTATTTTTAATGAATTTAATTCACAAACTTCGTTTCATGATGTTGTTGTAGAAGCAGGAGTTCAAGGATTTACAGAACCAGATCCACGAATTGATTTAAGTGGTGTAGATGTAATGCGTAAGATTCTAATTTTGGCTCGTGAAAGCGGAAATGTGATGGAATTGGATGATATTAAGAATGAATCTTTTTTACCACAATCTAGTTTAGATGCTGATTCTGTAGCAGATTTTATGGCAACATTAGAACCTGAAGCAACGCATTTTAAAGCAATAAGTGAAGCAGCAGAAAAAGAAAATTGTCGTTTAAAATATGTTGCTGAATTTGATAATGGAAAAGCGAAGGTTGGTTTACAACACATTCCTTCTGATCATCCATTTTATAATTTAGATGGATCTGACAATATTGTACTATTTTTTACTGAAAGATATAGTCAACAACCTTTAATTATAAAAGGCGCAGGTGCAGGTGCAGCAGTAACAGCATCTGGATTATTTGCAGATATTATCAGAATTGGAAATAAATAA
- a CDS encoding homoserine kinase — protein sequence MNEIKIFSPATVANVSCGFDVLGFCLDNVGDEMVIKKTTEKGVKITKIVGANLPFETQNNVAGVAALAILDAANADFGVEIEIYKNIKPGSGIGSSSASASGTVFAINELLGKPFNKQQLTLFGMKGEAVASGTEHADNVAPGIFGGFTLVKETTPLKVVQLPTPSELYATIIHPQIEIKTSEARAILPKDIPLSKAVKQWANVGSLVSALHTSDYDLIADSLNDLIVEPYRSQLIPHFDEVKAAMMNSGALGGGISGSGPSIFSLSKGKETADKVADAIREVYSKTDIEFDIHVSKINAQGIKIVKN from the coding sequence ATGAACGAAATTAAAATATTTTCTCCTGCTACTGTTGCCAATGTTTCTTGTGGATTTGATGTTCTCGGATTTTGTCTTGACAATGTTGGTGATGAAATGGTTATTAAAAAAACTACTGAAAAGGGAGTGAAAATAACAAAAATAGTAGGTGCTAATTTACCTTTTGAAACTCAGAATAATGTTGCTGGTGTTGCAGCATTAGCAATTTTAGACGCTGCTAATGCAGATTTTGGAGTAGAAATAGAAATTTATAAAAATATAAAACCTGGAAGTGGTATTGGCAGTTCATCTGCAAGTGCCAGCGGAACTGTATTTGCTATCAATGAATTATTAGGAAAACCTTTTAATAAACAACAATTAACTTTGTTTGGGATGAAAGGTGAAGCAGTTGCTAGTGGTACTGAACATGCTGATAATGTTGCCCCTGGAATTTTCGGTGGTTTTACCTTGGTAAAAGAAACGACACCTCTAAAAGTAGTTCAATTACCTACTCCATCAGAGTTATACGCTACCATTATTCATCCTCAAATAGAAATAAAAACTTCTGAGGCAAGAGCCATTTTACCTAAAGATATTCCGCTTTCAAAAGCAGTAAAACAATGGGCTAATGTTGGAAGTTTAGTGAGTGCTTTACACACATCTGATTATGATTTAATAGCCGATTCATTAAATGATTTGATTGTTGAACCTTATCGTTCTCAACTGATTCCACATTTTGATGAGGTAAAAGCAGCAATGATGAATTCTGGAGCATTAGGTGGAGGAATTTCAGGGTCTGGACCTTCCATTTTTTCATTATCAAAAGGAAAAGAAACTGCTGATAAAGTAGCAGATGCAATTAGAGAAGTATATAGTAAAACAGATATTGAATTTGATATTCATGTTTCAAAGATTAACGCTCAAGGAATAAAAATAGTTAAAAACTAA
- the thrC gene encoding threonine synthase, whose amino-acid sequence MEYYSLNNNSPKVSFQDAVVKGLAPDKGLYFPESITSLDASFFEKIEEYSNNEIAYELIKQFVGNEIPSEKLKEIIADVLQFDFPLVEVEKDVYSLELFHGPTMAFKDVGARFMARCLSYFNQDNTNQVTVLVATSGDTGGAVASGFLGVKGVDVVILYPSGKVSDIQEKQLTTLGQNIRALEVDGVFDDCQAMVKKAFLDTSITNKMQLTSANSINIARWLPQMFYFAFAYKQLKDKSKKLVFSVPSGNYGNICAGMMAQKLGLPIDLFIASTNANKVVPTYLNTGNYEPKPSVQTISNAMDVGDPSNFIRIEKLHNNDFEKLKNNLHSYSFTDDETREAMLHLYNNCNYIADPHGAVGYLGIKKHMKNAVNTQCIFLETAHPIKFLPVIDKTIASKIEMPQQIKSVLGKEKVAKQISQYEELKSFLLG is encoded by the coding sequence ATGGAATATTATAGCCTAAACAATAATTCACCTAAAGTTTCATTTCAAGATGCAGTCGTAAAAGGATTAGCACCAGATAAAGGTTTATATTTCCCAGAAAGTATCACATCTTTAGACGCTTCTTTTTTTGAAAAAATTGAAGAATATTCTAACAACGAAATTGCATACGAATTGATAAAACAGTTTGTAGGTAATGAAATTCCTTCTGAAAAATTAAAGGAAATTATTGCTGATGTTTTACAGTTCGATTTTCCTTTAGTTGAAGTAGAAAAAGACGTTTATTCACTAGAATTGTTCCATGGACCAACTATGGCTTTCAAAGATGTTGGTGCACGTTTTATGGCACGTTGCTTATCTTATTTCAATCAAGACAACACAAATCAAGTTACTGTTCTTGTGGCTACTTCAGGTGATACTGGAGGTGCTGTAGCAAGTGGTTTTTTGGGTGTAAAAGGTGTTGATGTTGTAATTTTATATCCTAGTGGAAAAGTAAGTGATATTCAAGAAAAGCAATTAACTACTTTAGGTCAAAACATCAGAGCATTAGAAGTTGATGGTGTTTTTGACGATTGCCAAGCAATGGTGAAAAAAGCATTTTTAGACACTTCAATTACTAATAAAATGCAATTAACGTCAGCAAATTCGATAAATATTGCACGTTGGTTGCCGCAAATGTTTTATTTCGCTTTTGCATATAAACAATTAAAAGACAAATCAAAAAAATTAGTTTTTTCTGTTCCAAGTGGAAATTACGGAAATATTTGTGCTGGAATGATGGCTCAAAAATTAGGTTTACCAATCGATTTATTTATAGCTTCTACCAATGCAAATAAAGTAGTTCCTACTTATTTAAACACTGGAAATTACGAACCAAAACCATCAGTTCAAACAATTTCAAATGCCATGGATGTTGGTGATCCAAGTAATTTTATTAGGATAGAAAAGTTACACAATAATGATTTCGAGAAACTAAAAAACAACCTTCACTCCTATTCATTTACAGATGATGAAACTCGTGAAGCCATGTTACACTTGTATAATAACTGTAATTATATAGCCGATCCACATGGAGCAGTTGGTTATTTGGGAATTAAAAAACATATGAAAAATGCAGTAAACACACAATGTATTTTCTTAGAAACTGCTCATCCTATTAAATTTTTACCAGTAATTGATAAAACTATTGCTAGTAAAATTGAAATGCCTCAACAAATCAAATCTGTTTTAGGAAAAGAAAAAGTTGCTAAACAAATTAGTCAATACGAAGAGTTAAAATCTTTTTTATTGGGTTAA
- the pta gene encoding phosphate acetyltransferase: protein MNKGIYIATSEPQSGKSIVAIGLMRMLLGRTPKVGYFRPIINDIPEGKSDNHINTIISHFDLQLSHDEAFAFMRSDYVKKINQGKESELIDTIIDKYKKLEDAFDFVLVEGTDFLGEGAAIELETNVNIAKNLAIPAIIVSSGSGKTMDKFIGDLQIAYDSFRDKDVEVLSIFANKVKKKNIDWVKKDITAYIETDVQINVIPLIESLNNPTIKEIAKELDAKTLFGKEHINNQTSSFKVGAMQLRNHLTHLDENCLIITPGDRADIILGALQANISSNYPKISGIVLTGGLKPEKPILRLIDGLSNIVPIISSKLGTFEVANQIGAVKSHIYADNQQKILTSIETFENNVDVDDLAKRLITFRTEGMTPRMFQYNLIQKAKKIRKHIVLPEGNEPRILQAVHNLQVMDIVDVTLLGDKKIINAIVKEFDLNIDNATIINPEKSHLYNDFVDTFYNLRKHKNVTIDIAKDIMKDHSYFGTMMVYKGLVDGMVSGSVNTTQHTIRPALQFIKTKPNVSVVSSVFFMCLEDRVSVFGDCAINPNPNAAQLAEIAISSAESSLAFGIEPKIAMLSYSSGTSGKGVDVDKVREATEIVKKKRPDLKIEGPIQYDAAVDMSVAKTKLPNSEVAGQASVLIFPDLNTGNNTYKAVQRETGALAIGPMLQGLNKPVNDLSRGCTVDDIFNTIILTAIQAQDQ from the coding sequence ATGAACAAAGGTATCTATATTGCTACTAGTGAACCACAAAGTGGTAAGTCAATAGTTGCAATCGGTTTAATGAGAATGCTCTTAGGAAGAACACCAAAAGTTGGGTATTTCAGACCTATAATTAATGATATTCCAGAAGGTAAATCAGATAATCACATCAATACAATCATTTCTCATTTTGATTTACAATTATCTCATGATGAAGCATTTGCTTTTATGAGAAGTGATTATGTAAAAAAAATAAATCAAGGAAAAGAAAGTGAACTTATTGATACAATTATAGATAAATATAAAAAGTTAGAAGATGCTTTTGATTTTGTGTTGGTTGAAGGTACCGATTTTTTGGGAGAAGGTGCAGCTATTGAATTAGAAACAAATGTAAACATTGCCAAAAATTTAGCTATTCCTGCTATTATTGTTTCAAGCGGAAGTGGGAAAACAATGGATAAATTTATTGGTGATTTACAAATCGCTTATGATTCATTTAGAGATAAGGATGTTGAAGTCCTATCTATTTTTGCAAATAAAGTAAAAAAGAAAAATATTGATTGGGTAAAAAAAGATATTACCGCTTATATAGAAACTGACGTGCAAATCAATGTGATTCCGTTAATTGAATCGCTTAATAACCCTACTATTAAAGAGATTGCAAAAGAATTAGATGCTAAAACATTATTTGGAAAAGAACATATAAACAACCAAACAAGCAGTTTTAAAGTTGGAGCAATGCAATTGCGTAACCATTTAACACATCTTGATGAAAACTGCTTAATTATAACTCCTGGAGATAGAGCCGATATTATTTTAGGCGCACTTCAAGCCAATATATCTTCTAATTATCCTAAAATTTCAGGAATTGTATTAACTGGTGGATTGAAACCCGAAAAACCAATTTTAAGGTTAATAGATGGACTTTCAAATATTGTCCCAATTATTTCATCTAAATTAGGAACTTTTGAAGTAGCCAATCAAATAGGTGCTGTAAAATCACATATTTATGCAGACAATCAGCAAAAAATATTGACTTCTATTGAAACCTTTGAAAACAATGTTGATGTTGACGATTTAGCTAAAAGGCTCATTACCTTTAGAACAGAGGGAATGACTCCAAGAATGTTTCAATATAATTTAATACAAAAGGCTAAAAAAATTCGAAAGCATATTGTATTACCTGAAGGAAACGAACCTAGAATTTTACAAGCAGTTCATAATCTTCAAGTGATGGATATTGTTGATGTTACGCTGTTAGGAGATAAAAAAATTATCAATGCTATTGTAAAAGAATTTGATTTGAATATTGACAATGCAACCATTATTAATCCTGAAAAATCACATTTATATAATGATTTTGTCGACACCTTCTACAACTTAAGGAAACATAAAAATGTCACGATAGATATTGCAAAAGACATTATGAAAGATCATTCTTATTTTGGAACTATGATGGTTTACAAAGGATTGGTTGACGGAATGGTTTCTGGTTCGGTAAATACAACCCAACATACTATTCGTCCTGCGTTGCAATTTATCAAAACTAAACCAAATGTTTCTGTAGTTTCCTCCGTATTTTTTATGTGTTTGGAAGATCGTGTTTCCGTTTTTGGTGATTGTGCTATCAATCCTAATCCAAATGCTGCACAATTGGCAGAAATTGCAATTTCATCTGCTGAATCAAGTTTAGCATTCGGTATTGAGCCAAAAATTGCAATGCTCTCCTACTCTTCTGGAACATCAGGAAAAGGAGTTGATGTTGACAAAGTTCGTGAAGCCACAGAAATTGTAAAGAAAAAACGTCCTGATTTAAAAATTGAAGGACCTATTCAATATGATGCAGCAGTTGATATGTCGGTTGCGAAAACCAAATTACCAAACTCTGAAGTTGCTGGACAAGCATCTGTATTAATTTTTCCAGATTTAAATACTGGAAATAATACTTATAAAGCCGTACAAAGAGAAACTGGTGCATTGGCTATTGGACCAATGCTTCAAGGTTTAAACAAACCTGTAAACGACTTAAGTCGCGGTTGTACTGTAGACGATATTTTTAACACTATAATTTTAACTGCTATTCAAGCACAAGATCAATAA
- a CDS encoding acetate/propionate family kinase, translating to MKILVLNSGSSSIKYQLFQIPTKQVLCSGLVERIGESNTEIHYKSDTENIKLIENIENHTIGLNKVVSLLLDKETGVIVSTDEISAVGHRVVHGGSTFSKTVIITDEVKQKIKELFSLAPLHNPSNYEGIIVAEKSFPNATQIAVFDTAFHQSIPEKAYKYAIPNNFLTEENIRLYGFHGTSHKYVSEKAIEYLQLKSSKIITIHLGNGCSMTAIKDGKSIDHSLGFSPTNGLIMGTRSGDIDHSIIYHLVHNLGYDLETVNSMLQKESGMLGLTGYSDLRDIESEAEKGNTACQLALDMNVYRIQKYIGAYTAILNGLDAIIFTAGIGENSSYIRKKVCENMDYLGININTSKNNIRAKQLTEVHAEKSKVKVLIIPTNEELEIAKQSFELMK from the coding sequence ATGAAAATTTTAGTCCTTAATTCTGGAAGTTCATCCATAAAATACCAATTATTTCAAATACCAACTAAGCAAGTATTATGTTCTGGTTTGGTAGAACGTATTGGAGAAAGCAATACTGAAATTCATTATAAATCTGATACTGAAAACATCAAACTTATTGAAAATATTGAAAATCACACTATTGGATTAAACAAAGTTGTTTCATTATTATTGGATAAAGAAACAGGTGTTATTGTTTCTACTGATGAAATTTCGGCAGTCGGACATAGAGTTGTTCATGGTGGAAGTACTTTTTCTAAAACAGTTATAATTACTGATGAAGTCAAGCAAAAAATTAAAGAGTTGTTTTCATTAGCACCATTACACAATCCATCAAATTACGAAGGAATTATTGTTGCAGAGAAAAGTTTTCCAAACGCTACTCAAATTGCAGTTTTTGATACTGCATTTCATCAATCTATACCTGAGAAAGCATACAAATACGCCATTCCAAATAATTTTTTAACAGAAGAGAATATTAGATTATATGGTTTTCATGGAACAAGTCATAAATATGTTTCTGAAAAAGCAATTGAGTATTTGCAATTAAAATCTTCAAAAATCATAACCATTCATTTAGGTAATGGATGTAGTATGACTGCTATCAAAGATGGAAAAAGTATAGATCATTCATTAGGGTTTAGCCCCACAAATGGACTTATTATGGGAACTCGAAGTGGTGATATTGACCATTCAATCATTTATCATTTGGTGCATAATTTGGGTTATGATTTAGAAACTGTGAATTCAATGCTTCAAAAAGAAAGTGGAATGCTTGGTTTGACAGGTTATAGTGATTTAAGAGATATTGAAAGTGAAGCCGAAAAAGGAAATACAGCATGTCAATTGGCTTTAGACATGAATGTATATCGAATTCAAAAATATATTGGAGCATATACTGCTATTCTAAACGGATTGGACGCTATAATTTTTACTGCAGGAATTGGCGAAAACTCTTCGTATATCAGAAAAAAAGTATGTGAAAATATGGATTATTTAGGAATCAATATTAATACTTCAAAAAATAATATTCGCGCAAAACAACTCACAGAGGTACATGCTGAAAAATCCAAGGTTAAAGTACTGATTATTCCAACAAACGAAGAATTAGAAATTGCGAAGCAGTCATTTGAATTGATGAAATAG
- a CDS encoding bifunctional GNAT family N-acetyltransferase/carbon-nitrogen hydrolase family protein produces the protein MNEIENIELSFLSIDDYQELKTAMIESYTTMADSYWKESQIKFLIDNFSEGQVVIKINDQIAGCALSIILDSSKFDGPHTYKEITGNYTFNTLDINGDVLYGIEVFIKPEYRGLRLGRRLYDYRKELCERLNLKSIVFGGRIPNYHIHADKMSPKEYIDLVRRKEIHDPVLNFQISNDFHPVKILRNYLEGDSSSQDYAVLLEWDNIYYEKQTKKASPNKKIVRLGLVQWQMRSYKDLDELMHQVEFFVDAVSGYRCDFALFPEFFNAPLMAENNHLSEPEAIRELAKHTETIVQNFSKLAISYNINIITGSMPEIVNERLYNVGYLCRRDGTMERYEKLHVTPDEAKVWGMEGGTQLKAFDTDCGKIGILICYDSEFPELSRLLADDGMDILFVPFLTDTQNGYSRVRNCARARAIENECYVAIAGSVGNLPKVHNMDIQFAQSMVFTPCDFAFPANGIKAEATTNTEMILIADVDIDLLRELNQFGSVKNLKDRRTDLFELRKK, from the coding sequence ATGAACGAAATTGAAAATATTGAGTTGTCATTTTTAAGTATAGATGACTATCAAGAACTGAAAACTGCCATGATAGAATCATACACTACAATGGCTGATTCATATTGGAAAGAAAGTCAGATTAAATTTTTAATTGATAATTTTTCCGAAGGTCAAGTAGTTATCAAAATTAATGATCAAATTGCCGGTTGTGCACTGTCAATAATTTTAGATTCTAGTAAATTTGATGGCCCTCACACTTACAAAGAGATTACAGGAAATTATACTTTCAATACACTTGATATTAATGGTGATGTTTTATATGGAATTGAAGTTTTTATAAAACCTGAATATAGAGGTTTACGTCTTGGAAGACGTTTATATGATTATCGCAAAGAATTATGCGAACGGTTAAATTTAAAAAGTATCGTTTTTGGAGGACGTATTCCAAATTATCACATTCATGCAGATAAAATGTCTCCAAAGGAATATATAGATTTGGTACGTAGAAAAGAAATTCATGATCCTGTATTAAATTTTCAAATTTCTAATGATTTTCATCCTGTAAAAATTTTAAGAAACTATTTAGAAGGTGATAGTTCTTCACAAGATTATGCTGTTTTATTAGAATGGGATAATATTTACTATGAAAAACAAACTAAAAAAGCGAGTCCAAATAAAAAAATTGTTCGTTTAGGATTGGTACAATGGCAAATGCGCTCATATAAAGATTTAGATGAATTAATGCATCAAGTAGAATTTTTTGTTGATGCAGTTTCTGGTTATAGATGTGATTTTGCCTTGTTTCCAGAGTTTTTCAATGCTCCTTTAATGGCCGAAAATAATCATTTATCTGAGCCTGAAGCAATACGTGAGTTAGCAAAACATACAGAAACAATTGTTCAAAATTTTTCTAAACTTGCTATATCTTATAATATCAATATAATTACTGGAAGTATGCCAGAAATTGTAAATGAAAGATTGTATAATGTTGGATATTTGTGTAGACGTGATGGTACTATGGAGCGTTATGAAAAATTGCATGTAACACCTGACGAAGCGAAAGTTTGGGGAATGGAGGGCGGAACTCAACTAAAAGCATTTGATACAGATTGCGGTAAAATTGGAATTTTAATTTGTTATGATTCTGAATTTCCAGAATTGAGTAGATTATTGGCTGATGATGGAATGGATATTTTATTTGTACCATTCTTAACCGATACTCAAAATGGATATTCGAGAGTACGAAATTGCGCTCGTGCTAGAGCAATAGAAAATGAATGTTATGTTGCTATTGCTGGAAGCGTTGGTAACTTACCAAAGGTTCACAATATGGATATTCAGTTTGCACAATCAATGGTATTTACACCTTGTGATTTTGCTTTTCCAGCCAATGGAATAAAGGCTGAAGCAACTACCAATACCGAAATGATTTTAATTGCAGATGTAGACATCGATTTACTTCGAGAATTAAATCAATTTGGAAGCGTTAAAAACCTAAAAGACAGAAGAACAGATTTATTCGAGTTACGAAAAAAGTAA